In the genome of Bacillus sp. S3, one region contains:
- a CDS encoding calcium-translocating P-type ATPase, SERCA-type, which translates to MKFHEMKIDQVEKALETDFSSGLSQEEVKKRIKQHGLNELEEGEKQSALLLFFSQFKDFMVLVLLAATLISGLLGEYIDAIAIIAIVIINGCLGYYQERRAEKSLQALKELSAPQVSVLRDGIWLKIPSKEIVIGDILKFTSGDRIGADVRVIESTSLEIEESALTGESVPVSKHIDSLTNPNPGIGDMENIAFMGTMITRGSGIGVVIATGMKTAMGQIADLLQNAESQETPLQRRLEQLGKILITVALLLTILVVVVGVLRGHELYEMFLAGVSLAVAAIPEGLPAIVTVALSLGVQKMIRQNAIVRKLPAVETLGCASVICSDKTGTMTQNKMTVTHLWSGGLTWTVEGVGYQPKGSFFQGERIVLPRDEKALQQMLIFGMLCNHSDLVLKDDDFILDGDPTEGALLVSAMKAGFNRQKLLDEFTIINEFPFDSARKMMSVHVKDKQGKHFIVTKGAPDVILGICESILWDERTQYMNKETHVKVQDAVNGLASQALRTIAIAFKPIPANTVILSEQEAEKKLTFIGVQGMIDPPRPEVKAAVKECKDAGIKTVMITGDHVITAKAIATQLGILTKKSKVLDGKALADMSVDELEEVVEDVSVFARVSPEHKLKIVKALQNRGHIVAMTGDGVNDAPAIKAADIGVAMGITGTDVAKEASALVLLDDNFATIKAAIKEGRNIYENIRKFVRYLLASNVGEILVMLFAMLLALPLPLVPIQILWVNLVTDGLPAMALGLDRPEENVMKRGPRSPNEGIFSRGLGWKVVSRGFLIGIVTLLAFIIVYHNDQSQLTYAQTVAFATLVMAQLIHVFDCRSEKSVLSRNPFGNPYLVWAVISSLALMFVVIYYPPLQPIFHTMPIAAKDWLLIVGLSSIPTFLLAGTFLLRKTK; encoded by the coding sequence ATGAAATTCCATGAAATGAAGATAGATCAAGTAGAAAAGGCCTTAGAAACCGACTTTTCTTCTGGATTGTCACAGGAAGAAGTAAAAAAAAGGATCAAACAGCACGGACTAAATGAATTAGAAGAGGGAGAAAAGCAATCTGCTTTACTCTTATTTTTTAGTCAATTTAAAGATTTTATGGTCCTGGTGCTTCTTGCTGCAACTTTGATTTCCGGGTTGCTTGGAGAATATATTGATGCCATCGCAATCATCGCAATCGTCATTATTAACGGCTGTCTTGGCTATTACCAGGAGAGGCGGGCTGAGAAATCACTGCAGGCCTTGAAAGAATTATCTGCACCACAGGTATCCGTACTAAGGGATGGAATATGGTTGAAGATTCCATCAAAAGAAATTGTGATAGGCGATATTTTAAAGTTTACCAGCGGCGACCGGATTGGCGCCGATGTTCGTGTCATTGAATCAACAAGCCTAGAAATTGAAGAATCCGCCTTAACAGGGGAGTCTGTCCCGGTTTCTAAACATATTGACAGTTTAACCAACCCTAACCCAGGAATAGGGGATATGGAGAATATCGCTTTCATGGGCACGATGATAACTAGGGGAAGCGGTATTGGCGTAGTTATCGCAACCGGAATGAAAACGGCAATGGGGCAAATTGCTGATCTGCTTCAAAATGCCGAGTCGCAAGAAACTCCCTTGCAGCGCCGTTTAGAGCAGTTGGGAAAAATTTTAATCACAGTTGCTTTGCTGTTAACCATCCTCGTAGTTGTTGTTGGAGTGTTGCGCGGTCACGAATTATATGAAATGTTTTTAGCGGGAGTTTCACTTGCGGTGGCTGCGATACCTGAAGGGCTGCCTGCGATTGTGACCGTGGCCTTATCCCTTGGTGTTCAGAAAATGATCAGGCAAAATGCAATTGTCAGGAAACTGCCTGCCGTCGAAACGCTTGGTTGTGCCTCGGTTATTTGTTCTGACAAAACAGGGACGATGACACAAAACAAAATGACGGTTACCCACCTTTGGAGCGGCGGTCTTACGTGGACCGTCGAGGGGGTTGGATACCAGCCGAAAGGAAGTTTTTTTCAGGGCGAGCGAATAGTTCTTCCAAGAGATGAAAAAGCATTGCAGCAAATGCTGATTTTTGGGATGCTTTGTAACCACTCGGATTTAGTTTTAAAAGATGATGATTTTATTCTTGACGGTGATCCGACAGAGGGTGCATTACTAGTAAGTGCAATGAAGGCAGGCTTTAATCGCCAAAAATTATTGGATGAGTTTACTATTATAAATGAATTCCCATTTGACTCTGCCAGAAAAATGATGAGTGTGCATGTAAAAGACAAGCAAGGCAAGCATTTCATTGTAACCAAAGGGGCACCTGACGTTATTTTAGGAATTTGTGAATCGATTCTTTGGGATGAACGGACACAATATATGAATAAGGAAACACATGTAAAGGTTCAGGACGCCGTAAATGGTCTTGCCTCACAGGCGCTCAGAACGATTGCGATTGCCTTTAAGCCAATCCCAGCTAATACCGTTATTTTGAGTGAGCAGGAGGCCGAGAAAAAACTAACCTTTATTGGTGTCCAGGGCATGATTGATCCGCCAAGGCCGGAAGTAAAAGCCGCTGTTAAGGAATGTAAAGATGCAGGAATAAAGACCGTAATGATTACCGGTGACCATGTCATTACTGCAAAAGCCATTGCCACACAGCTTGGAATTTTGACGAAAAAAAGCAAGGTGCTCGATGGTAAAGCATTAGCAGATATGTCGGTGGATGAGCTTGAGGAAGTCGTTGAGGATGTTTCTGTTTTTGCCAGGGTTTCACCGGAACATAAGCTGAAAATCGTGAAGGCCTTGCAGAATAGAGGTCATATCGTTGCCATGACGGGTGATGGGGTAAATGATGCCCCTGCCATCAAAGCGGCAGATATTGGTGTAGCGATGGGGATCACCGGCACGGATGTCGCGAAAGAAGCATCGGCCCTTGTCTTGTTAGATGACAATTTTGCCACGATTAAGGCAGCAATTAAAGAGGGCAGGAACATCTATGAAAATATCCGTAAATTCGTCCGCTACCTATTAGCATCCAATGTGGGTGAAATATTAGTTATGTTATTTGCCATGCTGCTCGCCTTGCCGCTGCCGCTAGTTCCAATCCAAATTCTTTGGGTCAATTTAGTAACAGATGGGCTGCCGGCAATGGCGCTTGGCCTTGATCGTCCGGAGGAGAACGTAATGAAACGGGGACCGCGCAGTCCAAACGAAGGGATCTTTTCCCGCGGTCTCGGCTGGAAAGTTGTATCACGTGGATTCCTGATTGGAATTGTCACATTATTAGCCTTCATTATTGTCTACCATAACGATCAATCGCAGCTGACATATGCGCAGACTGTTGCCTTTGCAACCCTTGTCATGGCCCAGCTGATTCATGTGTTTGATTGCCGCAGTGAAAAATCGGTCCTTTCTAGAAACCCGTTTGGGAATCCGTATCTTGTATGGGCAGTGATTTCTTCTCTTGCGTTAATGTTTGTGGTTATTTATTATCCG